The Streptomyces achromogenes DNA segment CGGTGGTGCTGCTGTGCGTGTTCGCGATGTTCTACACGGCGCCGCTGTCGTACACGCTCATGTCGTTCTTCGTGACCGCCGCGCTCGGTGTGCTGTACACGCTGCTGCACACCTACAGCCTGTCGGTGCTGGTGCTGCGGGTGGAGGAGACGGCGCTGGGGGCGGCGTGCGGGATCGTCGCGGCGGCGCTGGTGCTGCCGGTGCGCACGGACCGGCGGACCAACGAGTTGCTGGCGACCGTGCTCGAGCGGCTGAGCGGGGTCACCGAGGCGGCCGTGGAACAGCTGAGCGGCGCTCCCCCGGTCGATCTGCTGGAGCAGGCCCGGGACCTGGACCAGGCGCTGGCCGATCTGCGGGCCGCCACCCAGCCGCTGACCCACCCGGTCACCCCGCTGCGGTCGCGGCGGGACACCGCCCGCTACGTCGTCGCGCTGCTGGAGACCTGTGCCTACCACGCGCGGTCCCTGGCGGCGACGGCGGAACTGCTGCCGACCCATCCGTCGATAGCGGCGGACCCGCGGCTGCGCCGGGCCGGTGCGCGCATCGTGCACAACATCGGGGCGATCGACGCGCGTGTCACGGACGAGCGGAGCACGGCGCAGGTGCTGGCCGGGCCGAGCGTCGCCGCGCTGCTGAAGCCGGGCGTCCCCGGGACGCCGCGCTACGGGCGGGTGACCGACCGGGTGCTGCGGCATCTCCAGCGCCTGGACGAGGCGGTGGTGGGCCTCGCCCGCCCGCTCGGGACGCCGGTGACGGCGCCGAAGTGAGGGCGGGCCGGGACGGGCCGGGGCCCCGCCGACTGCTGCGGCGGGCCCGGCCGGGCTCAGAAGTCGGTGGGCATTCCGCTGGCCGCGGCGATGCCCCGCAGAGCCTCGGTGTCCTTCTGACGCTGCTGTATGCAGCCGGCGATCTCGGCGAGACGGGACGGGTCGGACGCGGTGACCGCGTCGGTGACCACCCGGACCGGGCCGGTGCCGTCCACCTGGATCTCCACCAGCTGGTTGTCCAGCCGGCCGGTGACCGCGGTGGCGATGACCAGAGCGGCCTCGTCGCGGATCTCCTGCGGCAGGTCCTGGGTCTCCTGCGGGTCGAGGGCGAAGTCGATGCTTTCGGGTCGCTGTTCGTCGAGGGCGCGCAGCGCCGGGGCGACGACCTCCAGCAGGAGCTGGTAGTCGTCGCTGTCCATGCGGACGCGCAGCAGGTCGAGATACATGTCCACGGGCCGTCCGTCGCGCGGGAACTCTGCTTCGTTCATCTGGTCCGTGTTCCCCGGCAGGCGGCCCTCAGACCTTGCGCCAGCGAGCCATGCAGAAAGAGAACAGTCCGAAGAGGACGAGCCCGGCGGCGACGCAGGCCAGCAGGGCCGGCCCGGCGGGGGTGCCGGCGAAGGAACGCAGCGTGTCGTCGAGGCCCTTGGCCTTGTCGGGCCGGTAGTCCACGGCGGCCCGCACGGCGAACGCCCCGGCGGCCGCGAACACCAGCCCGCGGGCCGCGCCGCCGCCCACCCCGGTGACGTCCACCAGACGCCGCATCCCCGGGGACATCTCCCCCAGCCGCAGCCGCTTGCGGTAGGACCGCATGACGGCGCGGGCGCCGATCCACAGGCCGACGACGACGATCCCGACGCCGGCCGCGCCGACGATCCACTGGCCTCCGGGAAGGTCGAGCACCCGGGCGGTGACGTCCCGGGACTGTTCGTCGCTCGAACCGCCCCCGTCGCCCGAACCGGCAGCGAACTCCAGCACGGAGTAGGCGACGAAGGAGTAGAAGGCGCACCGGGCGAGCGCGGTCAGCCGCTTCCTGGCGCTGCGCCCGTCCTCGCCGGCCCCGCCGAAGACGGCCTCGGACAGCCGCCACAGCGCCATGCCGACCAGTCCGACGCCCAGCGCCCACAGCAGTACGGCACCGTAGGGCTTCTCCGCTATCTCGGCGAGGGCGCCGCGGCGGTCGGCCTCCTGTCCGCTCTCGCCGAAGGCGATCTGCAGGGCGATCACGCCCACCAGAAGATAGATCACACCCCGCGCGGCGAGCCCGGCCCGGGCCGCCCCCCTGGTCAGCGACCCCCGCGCCGCCCGCTCCGCCTCGGCCCGCCCGTTGCGCGCCAGTGCACTCGTGTTCATCCCGACCTCCCGGAATCCTCCCCGAACTTCGCGAGATCCGCATGCCCCGGCTCGGGCCGTACACACCCGCCGGCCGACGGGGCGGGCGCACCCCACGCAGGCGCCCCCACCAAGGCGCACCCGAAGGGGCGCACAGACAGGCAGGCGCACAGAGACACAGCCGCACAGACAGGCGTCACAGGCGGGCAGGCGCACAGACGGGCAGGCGCACCGCGGCCGTTGCCGTGGTGCGCCTGCCCTTTCCGGCCGCTCAGGCGTACACGCGCGGGCCGTCGTCGGTGTGCCGTCCGGCGGCGTCGGCCGCCGAAGCCGCGTCGAGCCACTGGCGCGCCGTCTCCAGCGCGTGTCGCACGTCCCGGGTCCCGGTGGACACGCACAGGGTGTAGGCGAGGTCGCGGGCCCGCGGATGCTGCTCGCCG contains these protein-coding regions:
- a CDS encoding DUF5133 domain-containing protein translates to MLMPHPAVLRKLVDEYEALREVGAGEQHPRARDLAYTLCVSTGTRDVRHALETARQWLDAASAADAAGRHTDDGPRVYA
- a CDS encoding DUF1206 domain-containing protein; translation: MNTSALARNGRAEAERAARGSLTRGAARAGLAARGVIYLLVGVIALQIAFGESGQEADRRGALAEIAEKPYGAVLLWALGVGLVGMALWRLSEAVFGGAGEDGRSARKRLTALARCAFYSFVAYSVLEFAAGSGDGGGSSDEQSRDVTARVLDLPGGQWIVGAAGVGIVVVGLWIGARAVMRSYRKRLRLGEMSPGMRRLVDVTGVGGGAARGLVFAAAGAFAVRAAVDYRPDKAKGLDDTLRSFAGTPAGPALLACVAAGLVLFGLFSFCMARWRKV